The window ACTTGTGCGCGCCCACCAGGCCTGCGAGCAGGCGCGCTCCGACAGCGACCCCGAGGCCTACTACCTGTGCAACGAGCGCTTTCACTTCGCGCTGTACGAAGGCAGCCACAACGGCTTCCTGAACGAGCAGGCGCAGTCGCTGAACCGCCGGTTGCGGCCCTACCGCCGCCTGCAGCTGCGGGTGCGCAACCGCATGAACACCTCGTTCGCCGAGCACGATGCCATCGTCCGTGCGGTGCTGGCGGGCGACGCCGAGGCGGCGGCCAACACCTTGCGCGCGCATGTGGTGGTGCAGGGCGAACGCTTCGGCGACCTGCTGGCCTCGCTCGCCGAACTCGCGCCCGCCGCATCCTGAGCCTGGCGCGATACCCCGGCATCGCGCAGGACCGGACCGCGCCGTGAACCCGCGCCCACCTCCTCTCTACGTCGGCCGGTTCGCGCCCTCTCCCACCGGCCCGCTGCATGCCGGCTCGCTGGTCGCGGCGCTGGCGAGCTGGCTGGACGCGCGCGCCCACGGCGGGCGGTGGCTGGTGCGCATCGAGGACGTGGATACGCCGCGCTGCGTGCCCGGCGCCGAGGCCGAGATCCTGAGCCAGCTCGATCAGCTGGGCCTGCGCCCGGATGCGCCGCCACTGCGCCAGAGCGAGCGCGGCGCGCTCTACCAGGCGGCGCTCGATCGCCTGCAGCAGGACGGTATGGCGTATCCGTGCGTCTGCACGCGGCAACAGATCGTCGCAGCGAACTCGGCCCGCGGCCTGCTGCCCTCACGCCACGCCGAACTCGTCTACCCGGGCACCTGCCGGCCCGAGAACGGTGGGCTGCACGACCGCAGAGCCCGGTCCTGGCGGCTGCACTTGCCCGCGGCGGCGCTCGTGGACTGGAACGATCGGCGACTGGGTGCGCAGCGGCAGGCCGTCGATCGGGCCGTCGGCGATTTCGTGCTGCGGCGCGCCGACGGTCTGTGGGCCTACCAGCTTGCGGTGGTGGTGGACGACGCGGCGCAGGGCGTGACCCACGTGGTGCGCGGCGAGGACCTCGCCGACAACACCGCCCGCCAGATCCTGCTGCAGCGTGCGCTGGGCCTGCCGACACCGCGCTACCTGCACACGCCGCTGGTGCGCGCGGCTGACGGCGAGAAGCTCAGCAAACAGCATGGGGCGCCCGCACTTCATCTGTCCGACCCGGCGGCCACGCTGGCGACGGCCGGGGCCGTTCTGGGCCTGACCGTGCCGCGAGACCGCTCGGTGCGCGCATGGCTGGATCGCGCCATCCTGGCCTGGCGCGCGGCTCACGCAGCGCCAGACTGAAGTTGGGGACCGAAGGCCGGGCAGCGTCCGCCGTGTAGGAACAGGACTACACGCTCAACCGCCCCGCACTGACGCGGCGCACCCATCGTCTCCGATAACATCAAAAGACACATGGTGGCGGCAGCGATCCTGCGGCCCCATTCACCCCTGCCCTGCATTTCATGCCATCGCGTCGCGTTTTCATCGTCGAAGACAGCCCGGTCATCCGGGCCAATCTCATTGATACCCTCGAAGAATTGACGCCGGTGTCCGTGGTCGGTTGGTCCGACGGCGAAGCGGGCGCACTCGCATGGCTGGCCGAACACCCCGACGGCTGGGATCTGCTGATCGTCGACCTGTTTCTCAAGCAGGGTTCGGGGCTCGGCGTGCTGCAAGCGTGCAAGCATCGCCCTCCGGAGCGCAAGCTGGTGGTCTTCAGCAACTACGCGACGATCGACCTGCGCATGAAATGCATGGAACTGCGCGCCGACGCGGTGTTCGACAAGTCCAACGAGATCGACGGCCTGATCGACTTCTGCGGCCATCTGCCCGATGGCGCGCAGGCCGCATCCGTGGCGTGAAACGCCGGGCGCCGCCGCGCCCGCTATTGGATCAGGCCGTTCTTCAGCGCGTAGTAGGTGAGGTCGCTGTTGGACGCGAGCTTCATCTTCTCCATGACCCGCGTGCGGTAGGTGCTGACCGTCTTCACGCTCAACGAGAGACTCTCGCCAATGGCCCCGATGGTCTCGCCCTGTGCCAGGCGCAGGAACACCTGCAACTCGCGCTCGGACAGCTGCTCATGAGGCAATCCTTCGGCCTTGCCGCCACCCAGCTGATCGGCCAGCAGCTCCGCCACGGCCGGCGTGATGTAGCGCCGCCCGCGCGACAGCGTGCGCACCGCGGTGAGGATCTCCTGAGGATCGCACTCCTTGTTCAGGTAACCGCTGGCGCCCTGTTTGAGCAAGGCGGTGGCGTAGTGCGTCTCGGGATAGGAGCTGAGGATCAGCACCGGCAGCTCGGGCGCGCGTGCGCGGATGCCCGACAGCACGTCGACGCCGTTCTGGTCGGGCATCGACACGTCGAGGATCAGCACATCGATGCCGCCGGCGCGCACCAGGTCCATCGCCTCGCGGCCGTTGGAGGCTTCGGCGACGACCTGCAGATCCATCTGCTCGGCGAGATACTGGCGCAAACCGGCACGCACGATGGCGTGGTCATCGACGATCGCAACTTTGATGGACATGGACTTCGCTGATCAGGGCCGCGGTGCGAACGATTCTAGGTCGCCCGTGGTGACCCGTGCATCCTGCACACCCTCACCCGTCGGCGATCACGCCGAGCCTCACGCATGACACGCACTCGCCTGTGGCGCAAGTCCGCCCTCAGTTTTCCGCTCGCACTGCTGGTGGCACTGGCACTGCTGCTGATCAGTGAGACCTCCTACCACCGCTCGCTGGCAGCCATCCAGGAGACCAACGCCGCCGTCGATGCACGCATCCACGTCGGCCGCGTGCTGCGCTACATGGTCGATGCCGAGACCGGCCAGCGCGGCTACCTGCTGACCGGCAAGGAAGCCTACCTCACGCCCTACCGCAACGCGGTAACCCAAATCAAGGAGCTGCTGCCGTCCCTGTCGAGGTACTACGCGACCCACCCTGCGCAGCTGACCGACTTCGAGACGCTGGCGCGAGCCATCGAGAAGAAGCTGTCGGAGATGTCCGAAACGATCCAGCTGCACCGGGAGGGCCGCGAGGACGCCTGGCGCAGCCTGCTGCAACTCGACGTCGGGCTGGAGATGCAGCAGACGATACGTGTCGTGGTCGATCGCCTGATCGGCGTGGAGATGCAGCGCCTGGCGGATCACCAGTCGCAGGTGAAGCAGACGCTGTTGATCAGCCGGCTCGGCGTGGCGGCCATGACGGTGCTCAGCGTGCTGGCGTTCTATTTCTACCTGAAGCAGACGCGCGAGCTGGGACTGGAACGCGAACGCCGGCGCGCGGCGCTGCAGGCCGAACGCGACCTGCTCGAGTCGCAGGTGAACCAGCGCACGCACGAACTCACCGTGCTTGCGCGCCACCTGCAGACCGCGCAGGAAAGCGAACGCAGCCACCTGGCACGCGAACTGCACGATGAACTCGGTGCCCTGCTGACCTCGGCCAAGCTCGATGTCGCACGGCTGCGCACCCACCTGCCGACCGTGACTCCCGAGGCCGCGAAGCGGCTGGCGCATCTCAACGAGGCGCTCAACAGCGGGATCGCGCTCAAGCGCCGCATCATCGAGGACCTGCGGCCCTCGGCGCTGGGCCACCTGGGCCTGACCGTGTCGCTCGACATCCTGACCCGCGAGTTCGGCGAGCGCTCCGGCATGGCCGTGCACACCGACTTCGCGCCGGTGAAGCTCGGTGACAGCGGCGACCTCACGATCTACCGCTTCGTGCAGGAGGCGCTGACCAACATCGCCAAGTACGCGAAGGCCACGCAGGTCGAGGTGCGGCTGAGCGCGATCGGCGAGGAGGGCGTCGAGATCTCGGTGAGCGACGACGGCAGCGGCTTCGATCCCGAGCGTGTGCGCAGCGGCGCTCACGGTCTGGCCGGCATGCGCTTCCGCGTGGAGGCCGAGGGCGGAGAGATGAAGGTCGAGTCTCGGCCCGGCGAGGGCTCGCGCCTGAGCGCGCGACTGCCGAAGCGCCCTCCCCCATCGGACGAAGGCGACGAGCTCGCCACCTGAGCGGGCACGTGAGCGCCGTCCTACAGCGATGTGCTGTGGCGGACGACAGCACCCGGCGGTGGCGTCTCATAGGTCGATCGGGGCCCCCCTTCTACATTGAGGCTTCGGTTCGGTGCGATTCCCGCGCCGGCCTCCCGGCCCACCGGGAACCGTCTCAACAGAGGAGCCCTCCATGCTGCACTACGCCGTCGTCTTCTTCATCATCGCGCTGATCGCGGCCGTCTTCGGTTTCGGCGGCATTGCTGCCAGCGCGGCCGGCATCGCCAAGATCCTGTTCTTCGTGTTCGTGGTCCTCGCCGTCGCCAGTTTCCTGTTCGGCCTGATCCGCAAGGGCTGAGGTCCGCCGCACGAGCACCGTCGTTCGCGCCGCAGAGGCGCATACTCTTCTCCACAACCTCGCAAGGAGTTGCCATGTCCACACCCCGCACCGCATCGATCCAACCCCAGGTCCAGCAGGCCGCCGACGCCGCCAACCGCCTGGCCGACAGCGCCGAGCAGACCGTGAACGGCGTGCGCGAGCGCGTGATCCCGGCGGCGGTTCGCCTGGCGAACCAGGCCGAGGATCTGGCGCACCGCGGCTACGACGCGGTGCGTGACCGCACCGTGCAACTGCGCGAACGCGCGCTCGACGCCAGCGACCGTGGCGTCCGCTACGTGCAGGAGGAGCCCGTCAAGGCGGTCCTGATCGCCGCAGCCGCCGGCGCCGCATTGATGGCAGTCGCGCAGTTCCTGTCGCACCGCCGCAGCGACCGCCGCTGATCCGAGACTCTGGCCACCATGCTGCCGCTGCTCCGCGTACTGGCGAGCGAGCCTGACGCCCTCGTCGAGCACGCGGCGGCGTACGCGGATCTGGCGAGCGACGAGCTGCAGGAGCTGCAGGCCCATTGGGTGCGGCGGCTGCTGTGGCTCGCCGTCGCCGCGGTGGCTGGCCTCGCGGCACTGCTCCTCGGCGGCGTGGCGCTGATGTTGTGGGCCGCGCTGCCGGCGATCGACGCCGGCCGCGTCTGGCTGCTGTGGGTGGTGCCGCTGGTACCCGGCCTCGTGGCGGTGTTCGGCGTGTTCACCGCACGCCGCATCGACGCGCGACCCGCTTTCGGCAACCTGCGCGCGCAACTGCGCGAAGACATGGCGATGGTGCGTGAAGGTCTCGCGCCATGAAGCCGGACGCCGCGCCCATCCCCCCCGAAGCCCTGACACCCATCGAGCGCCTGGAGCGCTCGCGCGCACGGTTGCGCAAGACCTGGGTCGGCAACCGCCGTGCGCCGCGGCGCGACCCACCTCGGTCCGCCTCGGAAACGAGGCCGAACGGCGCGGATGGTGGCGACGACAGCACGCTCGACGTGCTGGTCTCGATGCTGACGCGCTGGTGGGAGCGCCATCCGCTGCACCAGGTGTTCGACGTCGCCGCCGAGGTCGCGGCACCAGCAGCACGCAGCATCGTCGGTCCGCTGGCCGAACGCCATCCGCTGCGCCTGGTGGCGCTGGCTGCCGGGGCCGGTGCGCTGCTGATGGTCGTGCGGCCGTGGCGCTGGCTTCCCCAGGCCGCGCTGTCGTCGGTTCTGCTTTCGGCACTGTGGCCCCGCGGCGGTCCGTCGCGCTGGCTCAGCGCCGGGGGCCTTGCGACTCTGCTGGCGAACGGTGACCTGAGTCGGCTGCTGGCGAGCCTGGCGGGACAGGCCCCGGACGGTCCGATCTCCGATCGCGACGGACCGGAAGCCCCGGAGCAGGCTCCGGCCGCGGCGCCCCCCGCAGCCACGGCCACGGCCACGGCGGCCGCCAACGATCCCGACCCCGCACTCAGCGGCGACGCCGCAGACCCCCCTCCCCCGGCCGCCGCCGCAGCGCGCTGAAGCCGCGCGTGCCGAGGCACGCGTTCGTCGGACCGCCCCCTTCCTGTCTGACCCGCCTCGCGGACCGGACGCTCTCCGGCTCGGGTCGGCGTTCTCGCCTGCGGGCACGCACGACACCAAGGGTGCAACGCACGCACGCCGGGATGGCGCCGCGTCCTACAGGTCGTCGCGCCGGCTGCTGATACCTCGCGAACGCGCCGGTTTCTACAGTGTGGTCAACGGTGCAGGACGGTACCGATGTGCTCGACACCGATGCCGTTCACACCCCAACGATCGCCGACCCCACCATGAAATGCCGAGCCCTCCTCCTCACCGCGACGAGCCTGCTGATCGCCAGCACGGCTTCGGCGCAGGCCGGGTTCCCGGATCCGGCCGCTACCTCGATCGGCACCTGGTACGCCGTGCTGATCGCCGTGTTCGCCGTGCTGGTCGGCGTGGGCCTGGTCAGCAGCCAGCGCGACCAGCAGGACCACAACAAGCGCTCGGAATCGCAGCGTCGTTCCGACTCCGAGCACCCGCACAGCGGCAGCGCGGATGCCCGCACCCTGCGCCGCAGCAAGAACGAGGATCAGTGACACCGACCCCACCAAGGAGCTTTCGATGAACGATCCGAGCCTTCGCCATCTTTGACGCCAAGACATCCTGCGTGACGAGGAAGAGCACGCGGACGAGATGAAGGACCCGCCGGAAGGCGGCGTGCCGCTCGCGACAACCACTTCCACCCCGAGACCTCAGGAGAAACCACCATGAACTTCCGTACCCTGCTCATCGCGGCCGCCACGGCCACCACCCTCGTCGTCACCAGCGGCTGCGCGGTGCAGCGCGGCCAGTCGACCGTCGGTCAGTACATCGACGACGCCACCATCACAACCTCGGTGAAGGCCAAGCTCGTCGAGGACAAGACCGTCGACGCCAGCGCGATCAGCGTGGAAACGCTGAATGGCACCGTGCAGCTGTCGGGCTTCGCCAAGACCCCGACGGAGAAGGCGCAGGCCGAAGTGCTGGCGCGCCGCGCCAATGGCGTGAAAGACGTGAAGAACTCCATCGTCGTGAAGGGCTGACCCGCCCTTCATCTTTCTGCAACCCACCTGAAGGAGATCCACACATGAACTGGGACCGCATCGAAGGCAACTGGAAGCAGCTCAAGGGCAAGGCCAAGGAGCAATGGGGCAAGCTGACCGACGACGACTTCGACGTCATCGCCGGCCGGCGCGACCAGCTCGCCGGCAAGATCCAGGAGCGCTACGGCGTGGCCAAGGACGAAGCCGAGAAACAGGTGTCGTCATGGGAGCGCAGCGCCAAGGACGACTGGTTCACCGACGGCGGCAACTCGCCTCGCCACTGACCCGTCGATCCCGGGGCGCCACCGCCCCTCCCCGCGTTCCAGGACCGACATCCCCGAGCGCAGCGGCCCGGCCTCCCAGAGGCCGGGCCTTTGTCGTTCCGGGCCGCGCCCCGCGTCAGAGGGCGAGGAAATGCTCGCGGTAATAGGCCAGTTCGTCGATCGATTCGTGGATGTCCGCCAGTGCGGTGTGCGCCTGGGCCTTCTTGAAGCCGTCCAGGATGGCCGGCTTCCAGCGCCGCGCCAGCTCCTTGAGCGTGCTGACGTCGAGGTTGCGGTAGTGGAAGAAGGTCTCGAGCGCGGGCATGTCCTTCGCGAGGAAGCGGCGGTCCTGGCAGATCGAGTTGCCACTCATCGGCGACTTGCCGGCCGGCACGTACGCCTTCAGGAACTCGATCACCTGCCGCTCGGCAGCGGCCTCGTCCACGGTCGAGGCCTTCACGCGGTCGATCAGGCCGCTGCGGCCGTGCGTGCCCTTGTTCCACGCGTCCATCGCGTCGAGAACGGCATCGCTCTGGTGCACCGCGAACACCGGACCCTCGATGCGCACCGTCAGACCCGGGTCGGTGACGACGACCGCGATCTCGATGATGCGGTCGTTGAGCGGATCGAGCCCGGTCATCTCGAGGTCGATCCAGATCAGGTTCTGCTCGCTCTTGGCAAGCGGGGAGGAAGCGATGGCGGTTTCGGTCATGAGGGGATCCTTGCGAGCCGCTCATTGTCGGTCAACACGTACACTGATCCACCATGACGACAAGCATCCTGACCGTGCTTTTCGCGGCTTTCCTGGTCGGCTCCCTGCTGCTGCGGGTCTGGCTCGCCAGCCGCCAGATCCGCCACGTTGCCACCCACCGCCACAGCGTGCCGGCGGCCTTCGAAGCCACCGTGAGCCTGCAAGCCCACCAGCGCGCGGCCGATTACACGCTCGCCAAGCTGCGCCTGGGCCTGCTGACCACCGCCTTCGGCGCCGCGGTGCTGCTGGGCTGGACGCTGCTGGGCGGACTCGATGCGCTGAACGGCTGGCTGCTCGCCGAGGCCCGGCCCGCGCTCGGCGATCTGGGCTACCAGCTCGCACTGCTGGCGGCGTTCGCGCTGATCACCGGACTGATCGACCTGCCCTTCGAAGCCTGGACCACCTTCCGTCTGGAACAACGCCACGGCTTCAACCACACGACGCCCGGGCTGTGGCTGGCCGACCAGGCCAAGGGCGTGCTAGTGGGCGCGCTGCTCGGGCTGCCGATCGCCGCGCTGATCCTCTGGCTCATGGGCACAGCCGGCGCGACCTGGTGGCTGTGGGCCTGGGCCGTGTGGGTGGGCTTCAACTTGCTGGTGCTGGTGCTCTATCCGACCGTCATCGCGCCGATCTTCAACAAGTTCCAACCGCTCGAGGACGGTGCGCTGAAAGCGCGCGTCGAGGGGCTGATGGCGCGCTGCGGGTTCGCAGCCAAGGGGCTGTTCGTGATGGACGGCAGCCGCCGCTCGGCCCACGCCAACGCCTACTTCACCGGCTTCGGGGCCGCCAAGCGCGTGGTGTTCTTCGACACGCTGCTGTCCAAGCTGTCGCCGCCCGAGGTGGAGGCGGTGCTGGCGCACGAGCTGGGCCATTTCAAGCACCGCCACGTCACGAAGCGCATCGTCGCGATGTTCGCGCTCAGTCTCGCCGGCTTCGCGCTGCTCGGCTGGCTGTCGCAGCAGGTCTGGTTCTATGCCGGGCTGGGCGTGCGGCCCAGCCTCGATGCACCGAACGACGCGCTCGCGCTGCTGCTGTTCCTGCTGGTCGGCCCGGTGTTCAGCTTCTTCGTCACGCCGCTGTTCGCCAGCCTCTCGCGCCGTCACGAGTTCGAGGCCGATGCCTACGCCTGCGCACAGACCAGCGCCCGCGATCTCGGCGGCGCGCTGCTCAAGCTCTACGAGGACAACGCCTCGACCCTGACGCCGGACCGGCTCTACGTGCGCTTCTACTACTCGCACCCGCCCGCTTCGGAGCGGTTGGCCGCGATGGGAGCCCTGGCATGACGAAGCTGTCCGAACAGCATTGCCTGCCGCAGGCCGACGGCGCCATGACGCCCTACGAGATCGGCAAGCACCTGCAGACGGTGGTCGGCTGGTCGCTCGTCGAAGGTTCGATCGAGAAGACCTACAGCTTCGCGAACTACCACGAGACCATCGGCTTCGTGAACGCGGTGGCCTGGATCGCCAACCGCGAGGACCACCACCCCGATCTCGCCGTCAGCTACGACCGCTGCGCGGTGCGCTTCAACACCCACTCGGTGGGCGGCATCTCGCTGAACGACTTCATCTGCGCGGCGAAGCTCGACGCCCTGCTCACATGAAGCGCAAGGGGCGCGCTTGACCCGTCCGGTCGAGCTCGACCTGGGTCTCGTGGTGGCCGGGCACGGCCGGCACTACATCGTCGAGACGCCCGAGGGCCACCGCCTGATCTGCCATCCGCGCGGCAAGAAGAGCGCGCTGGTCGTCGGTGACCGCGTGCGCTGGCTGCCGGTCGGCGGCGACCAGGACGAGGGCGTGATCGAGCACCTGGAGCCGCGCCGCAACCTGCTGTTCCGCCAGGACGAGTGGAAGACCAAGTCCTTCGCGGCCAACCTCGACCAGCTGCTGATCTGGCTTGCGGTCGACCCGCAATTCAGCGAATCCCAGCTCACGCGCGCGCTGATCGCCGCCGAGTCGGCCGGCATCGACGCGACCATCGTGCTCAACAAGACCGACCTGCCGGACGCCGCAGCCCAGCGCGCCCGCCTCGCACCCTACCGGGCGATGGGCTATGCGGTGATCGAGCTGTCGCTGAAGCACGCGTTCGACGCCGCGTCCGGTACGCTGAACGAACGGCTCGCTGGGCGAACGACGCTGGTGCTCGGCCCGTCGGGCACCGGCAAGAGCACGCTGATCAATGCGCTGCTGCCGGGCGCCCGAGCCCAGGTCGGCGAGATCTCGCAGGCGCTCAACTCCGGACGGCACACCACGACCACCACCCAGTGGTACTGGCTGGATCGCGCGACGAACAGCGCGCTGATCGATTCGCCGGGCTTCCAAGAGTTCGGCCTGCAGCAGATCGAGGCCCAGCAGTTGCCGGCCTACATGCCCGACCTGCGCGCCCATGCCGGCGGCTGCAAGTTCTACAACTGCACCCACCGCCACGAGCCGGGCTGCGCGGTGATCGCCGCGGTCGAGCGCGGCGACGTCAGCGCCAGCCGCTGGCGCATCTACGGCGACCTGCTGGACGAGCGGGCGCGCACGCGCTGGTGAGACGCCGGCGCCGCCCTCAGACCATCGCGAAACCCTCATAGCCCTTCGCGACGATGTCCTCGCAGGTGGCCTTGTAGGCCGGGAAGCCCCCCAGGTACAGCAGGATCTGCCGCGGCTTGCCCGGCACGTTGGCGCCCATGTACCAGGAGTCGGCTTGCGTGAAGAGCGTCTGGTTGCCGACATCGGTGACGTGCTGGCACCAGAAGTCCTCGATCGCCTGCGTCGGCTCGATGGCGACACGGCCGGCCTTGCGCACGTCCTCGATGGCCCGCACGATCCATTCGACGTGGTATTCGTTGCCGAGGATCATGTTGAACAGCACCGACGGGCTGCCCGGGCCGGTGGTGACGAACATGTTCGGGAACCGGGCACTCATGATGCCCAGCGCCGTGCGCGGCCCGCCCTTCCACTTGTCGCCCAGCACCTCGCCGCCGCGCCCGCGAATGTCCATGTTGCACAGCGTGCCCGTCAGCGCGTCGAAGCCGGTGGCCGTGATCAGCGCATCGAGTTCGTGGAAGCGACCGTCCTGCGTGGTGACGCCACTGGCGGAGAACTTCTGGAA is drawn from Methylibium petroleiphilum PM1 and contains these coding sequences:
- a CDS encoding 4a-hydroxytetrahydrobiopterin dehydratase, which produces MTKLSEQHCLPQADGAMTPYEIGKHLQTVVGWSLVEGSIEKTYSFANYHETIGFVNAVAWIANREDHHPDLAVSYDRCAVRFNTHSVGGISLNDFICAAKLDALLT
- a CDS encoding M48 family metallopeptidase; protein product: MTTSILTVLFAAFLVGSLLLRVWLASRQIRHVATHRHSVPAAFEATVSLQAHQRAADYTLAKLRLGLLTTAFGAAVLLGWTLLGGLDALNGWLLAEARPALGDLGYQLALLAAFALITGLIDLPFEAWTTFRLEQRHGFNHTTPGLWLADQAKGVLVGALLGLPIAALILWLMGTAGATWWLWAWAVWVGFNLLVLVLYPTVIAPIFNKFQPLEDGALKARVEGLMARCGFAAKGLFVMDGSRRSAHANAYFTGFGAAKRVVFFDTLLSKLSPPEVEAVLAHELGHFKHRHVTKRIVAMFALSLAGFALLGWLSQQVWFYAGLGVRPSLDAPNDALALLLFLLVGPVFSFFVTPLFASLSRRHEFEADAYACAQTSARDLGGALLKLYEDNASTLTPDRLYVRFYYSHPPASERLAAMGALA
- the gluQRS gene encoding tRNA glutamyl-Q(34) synthetase GluQRS, which codes for MNPRPPPLYVGRFAPSPTGPLHAGSLVAALASWLDARAHGGRWLVRIEDVDTPRCVPGAEAEILSQLDQLGLRPDAPPLRQSERGALYQAALDRLQQDGMAYPCVCTRQQIVAANSARGLLPSRHAELVYPGTCRPENGGLHDRRARSWRLHLPAAALVDWNDRRLGAQRQAVDRAVGDFVLRRADGLWAYQLAVVVDDAAQGVTHVVRGEDLADNTARQILLQRALGLPTPRYLHTPLVRAADGEKLSKQHGAPALHLSDPAATLATAGAVLGLTVPRDRSVRAWLDRAILAWRAAHAAPD
- the orn gene encoding oligoribonuclease, with translation MTETAIASSPLAKSEQNLIWIDLEMTGLDPLNDRIIEIAVVVTDPGLTVRIEGPVFAVHQSDAVLDAMDAWNKGTHGRSGLIDRVKASTVDEAAAERQVIEFLKAYVPAGKSPMSGNSICQDRRFLAKDMPALETFFHYRNLDVSTLKELARRWKPAILDGFKKAQAHTALADIHESIDELAYYREHFLAL
- a CDS encoding CsbD family protein; this encodes MNWDRIEGNWKQLKGKAKEQWGKLTDDDFDVIAGRRDQLAGKIQERYGVAKDEAEKQVSSWERSAKDDWFTDGGNSPRH
- a CDS encoding DUF1328 domain-containing protein, whose protein sequence is MLHYAVVFFIIALIAAVFGFGGIAASAAGIAKILFFVFVVLAVASFLFGLIRKG
- a CDS encoding BON domain-containing protein; its protein translation is MNFRTLLIAAATATTLVVTSGCAVQRGQSTVGQYIDDATITTSVKAKLVEDKTVDASAISVETLNGTVQLSGFAKTPTEKAQAEVLARRANGVKDVKNSIVVKG
- a CDS encoding response regulator transcription factor, with translation MPSRRVFIVEDSPVIRANLIDTLEELTPVSVVGWSDGEAGALAWLAEHPDGWDLLIVDLFLKQGSGLGVLQACKHRPPERKLVVFSNYATIDLRMKCMELRADAVFDKSNEIDGLIDFCGHLPDGAQAASVA
- a CDS encoding GntR family transcriptional regulator produces the protein MKISGQLRDLIEEQIATGELAPGSTLDEATLVERHGVSRTPVREALIQLSAEGLIELRPRRGAVVAAIGPARLIEMFEVMSELEAMCGRLAARRMTDKERAELVRAHQACEQARSDSDPEAYYLCNERFHFALYEGSHNGFLNEQAQSLNRRLRPYRRLQLRVRNRMNTSFAEHDAIVRAVLAGDAEAAANTLRAHVVVQGERFGDLLASLAELAPAAS
- a CDS encoding response regulator; this encodes MSIKVAIVDDHAIVRAGLRQYLAEQMDLQVVAEASNGREAMDLVRAGGIDVLILDVSMPDQNGVDVLSGIRARAPELPVLILSSYPETHYATALLKQGASGYLNKECDPQEILTAVRTLSRGRRYITPAVAELLADQLGGGKAEGLPHEQLSERELQVFLRLAQGETIGAIGESLSLSVKTVSTYRTRVMEKMKLASNSDLTYYALKNGLIQ
- the rsgA gene encoding ribosome small subunit-dependent GTPase A, with amino-acid sequence MTRPVELDLGLVVAGHGRHYIVETPEGHRLICHPRGKKSALVVGDRVRWLPVGGDQDEGVIEHLEPRRNLLFRQDEWKTKSFAANLDQLLIWLAVDPQFSESQLTRALIAAESAGIDATIVLNKTDLPDAAAQRARLAPYRAMGYAVIELSLKHAFDAASGTLNERLAGRTTLVLGPSGTGKSTLINALLPGARAQVGEISQALNSGRHTTTTTQWYWLDRATNSALIDSPGFQEFGLQQIEAQQLPAYMPDLRAHAGGCKFYNCTHRHEPGCAVIAAVERGDVSASRWRIYGDLLDERARTRW
- a CDS encoding CHASE3 domain-containing protein, whose translation is MTRTRLWRKSALSFPLALLVALALLLISETSYHRSLAAIQETNAAVDARIHVGRVLRYMVDAETGQRGYLLTGKEAYLTPYRNAVTQIKELLPSLSRYYATHPAQLTDFETLARAIEKKLSEMSETIQLHREGREDAWRSLLQLDVGLEMQQTIRVVVDRLIGVEMQRLADHQSQVKQTLLISRLGVAAMTVLSVLAFYFYLKQTRELGLERERRRAALQAERDLLESQVNQRTHELTVLARHLQTAQESERSHLARELHDELGALLTSAKLDVARLRTHLPTVTPEAAKRLAHLNEALNSGIALKRRIIEDLRPSALGHLGLTVSLDILTREFGERSGMAVHTDFAPVKLGDSGDLTIYRFVQEALTNIAKYAKATQVEVRLSAIGEEGVEISVSDDGSGFDPERVRSGAHGLAGMRFRVEAEGGEMKVESRPGEGSRLSARLPKRPPPSDEGDELAT